GGCGAACGACGCCATCGCGTTCAGCGACGGGATGACGGTGGCGTCCCGTATCGCGTGGAAGGCCAGCTGATGGCGGAACGGGAACGCCACCAGCGCCCCGTCCGGGCCGAGCGTGCGCCCCGTGACCTGGTGGACGAGGCCGTCCAGGGCCAGGACGCGGCTGGCGGTGTAGAACGAGTCGCCCATGACGACCTCGAACCGCATGTCGCCGTCCTTGACGGTCTCCCGTCCCTCGACGGGCAGTTGACGCAGATTGCCGAGGGCGCGCGCCCGCAGTTCGGGCAGCGGGCCGAGCGGTTCCAGTGCCTCGTCGGTGAGCATCATGACGCTCTCCGGGAGGTCGAGCGCGAGGATCTCGTACAGTCCGGGCGCCACCGAGCGCGCGTATCCGAACGCCTGCGCGTCGAGACTGTCGCCGCTGATCACCCTCGGGTAGAGCTGGGCGCGGATCTGCTCGGGCGGCAGCGTGTCGAGGGCGGACGGGCCGTCCATCGTGCGCAGCACCATCCCGGCGTGCCGGCGGATCAGGTCGCCCCACACGCGGGGGCCCCGGTCGTCGTGGTGGCAGACGGCGGCGAGATTGCCGAGTCCGAACTGGCGGCCCGCGCTGTCGGTAGCCATGTCCGCGTAGAGCGTGACCTCCAGGCCCCGTTCGGCGAACGCCTGCCGGACCTGGCTGCGGAAGTGCGCGGCCTCGTCGGTGGAGAAGAAGGAGAACTCGGGATCGCGCGGTGTCTCGCGCCCGTCCCGTCTCGGCCCGCGCCTGAACAACCCCACGTCGTCCGCCTCCCCATGATCGCGTCCACCGGGCGCCGCCCGTCCCCGTTGCCCCTGTGATCGTCCGCGTGCGTCGAACGATCGATGGTAGGCCCTGGGCGGCCGTCGGCAACCTCCCGGGTGTCCGTACGGTGCGGGGCGGCCGGGTCAGGCGGAGACCGGAACGACCAGGTCCGCGCGGTCCCGGCCGCGCGCCACCAGCCGGGCGTTGACCTCGTCGGAGTCCCGGACCCAGCGCTCGGCGTACGCCCGTTCCTTGCCGAAGCGCACATGCCGGTCGACCAGCCGCCGTACCCGTACGACGGGGTCGGTCTCCAGGAACCACGCCTCGTCGACGAGCGCGCGGACCGGCGCCCAGGCGGCGTCGTCGTGCAGCAGGTAGTTGCCCTCGGTGATCACCAGCGGGACGTCCGGGGCGACCGGGACACTGCCCGCCACGGCCTCCTCCAGCGCGCGGTCGAACGCGGGCGCGTAGACGACGACGCCCGGCTCGGGAGCCCGGAGCCGGGCGAGCAGCGCGGCGTAGCCCGGGGCGTCGAAGGTGTCGGGGGCGCCCTTGCGGTCGGCGCGGCCGAGGCGGTTCAGCTCGGCCTGGGCGAGGTGGAAGCCGTCCATGGGGACGATCACGGCGCTGTCGCCGAGCGCCGCGACCAGCTGGGCCGCGAGCGTGGACTTGCCCGCGCCGGGCGGTCCCGCGATGCCGAGGATCCGGCGTCGGCCGGGGACGGCGAGCCGCCGGGCGCGGGAGGTGAGGGTGCCGAACTGCCGCGCGTCCATGGGGGCATTGTTCCATCCGGGTCCGACCGGCCGGGTGTGCCTGTCCGGGTGCGCGTGTCCGGGTGCGCGTCGCTCCGCCCCGTCTCAGGGCGTGGCGGTCGCCGGCTGGAGGAGGTCCCAGCGGTTGCCGTACAGGTCCTCGAAGACCGCCACCGAGCCGTAGGGCTCGTGGCGGGGCTCCTCCAGGAAGCGGACGCCGCCCGCCGTCATCCGGGCGTGGTCGCGCGCGAAGTCGTCCGTGTGGAGGAAGAACGCCACCCGGCCGCCCGTCTGCCCGCCCACGCGCGCCCGCTGCCCGTCGTCGGACGCGCGGGCCAGGAGAAGCGCGGCGTCGCCGCCGCGCGGCCGTACGACCACCCAGCGGGTGCCGTCGCCCCGGTCGGTGTCCTCGACCAGGTCGAAGCCGAGGGGGCCGGTGAAGAATGCGACGGACTCGTCGTAGTCGCGGACGAGGAAGGTGACCAGGGCGAGGGAGGGCATGGCCGCACGTTATACGTATGACCAGCGCCGGGCAAGGCCGCGTGCGGGCCACCGGGCGTGGCGAGCGGCACCGACCCGGCCACGGTCCCCGCCCGGACCGGCGGACCGGGCGGCCAGGTGGAGTGCGGTGACGATGGGCGCGGACGGCCGCCCGCACGGTTTCGCTGCACAGACCGACCAGCGAGGGTCACCGCCGAACACCTCAGTCACCGGCGGGGAGTCCGTCACGTACCCGTGAAAGGGAAACGCTTCCAGTTCGGCGTACCGC
Above is a window of Streptomyces sp. NBC_01498 DNA encoding:
- a CDS encoding nucleoside/nucleotide kinase family protein; protein product: MDARQFGTLTSRARRLAVPGRRRILGIAGPPGAGKSTLAAQLVAALGDSAVIVPMDGFHLAQAELNRLGRADRKGAPDTFDAPGYAALLARLRAPEPGVVVYAPAFDRALEEAVAGSVPVAPDVPLVITEGNYLLHDDAAWAPVRALVDEAWFLETDPVVRVRRLVDRHVRFGKERAYAERWVRDSDEVNARLVARGRDRADLVVPVSA
- a CDS encoding VOC family protein, which produces MPSLALVTFLVRDYDESVAFFTGPLGFDLVEDTDRGDGTRWVVVRPRGGDAALLLARASDDGQRARVGGQTGGRVAFFLHTDDFARDHARMTAGGVRFLEEPRHEPYGSVAVFEDLYGNRWDLLQPATATP